Part of the Desulfovibrio sp. TomC genome, TGCCGGCCGGGCCTACAGGATGAACAAGAAGGCATAGCCCTGGGCCTCGGCAACCGGATCAAGGGCGGCCTGTCTCCTGGTGGAGGTGGGCCGCTTTCTCGTTTGCCGGGCTGATTGGGGTACTCACGAAAACTCACGTTGCCGAGGCTTATTCCGCCCTTTTCCGCGGCCTAGTGGCCGACATGGGGAAAGTGCTATGGACGGGGCTTGCATTGAGCCTGGGGGCAGAATGGGGCATCTGGGCCAGCGAGGGAGGGGCGTCCGAGATAGCGCCCCTGACGGGCAAGCCCCAAACCCTTGGCGCTTAAAAAAACGGGGAGAAAACGGTGGTGCTGTATGTGGTGTTGGCGGTGACCCCTCGGTATTAGGCTCACCCATGTTGTTGAAGAAAACTTTGTTGGGGGCAACTTTGGGGGCAATAGAGAAAATGTGAACAGTAAAAGTAATTTTATATTAAGTTGATACGATTCAAATATGGAGTCCTCTCCCCCGCCAAATGATGATCCCACCTAGTCCGATACGATCCAAAAGTAAGTGAATTCAGTAGTAAGTCCCGGGAGTATGGTCCGGGACTGTCTTGTGGCGTCTAGTGACATCCGCCCTTGAACCGGACACGATACCGGACAACAATCCGAGCCGCCGGACAACAGCCGGTGCCGCTCCATTGCTGGAACAAGGACGGTTGTCCGGTATGTCCTCGCACGGGCATGTCCCCGTGCATGGTACGAGCGTTTCAAGACCAAATGGTCCGCCTCCCACTCCCTGGATGTGATCCAGCGGTTTGAAAAGAATGTCTTCTCCTCCCTTGGACCCAGGCCCGTCCGCGATATCCCCCCGTGCTTATGGTCGCCGTGCGACTCATTAAGGGACGTGGAGCCGTAGAAAGCGCCCGCCGCATCCTGCAAATGTGCGGGCAAATCTTTCGCTGCGCCATCGCCCCGGGACAGGCCGACCCATTCGCGACCTTGGGCAGGCCGTTGCCGGAGGCATCGCCGAATTGATCCTCCCCGGCCTTGTCGGCGGCCTTGGCTCGCCCAAGTTGGGATTCCACGAAAGGGACCCTCTGCGATAGCCTCGAGTGAATTTCCAGCAGTCGTTCTTAATAGAATAATTATGCCCCTGGCCTATAAATTGACACTATTTTTATATCGATCCGGATAATTTCGCCCGAGTGGTGTGCTTTTTTAGCAACGCCGAAAAGTGGAGGCACGAAATTTATGGATCGCACGCATATCGACCACGATCAGCAAAGATGGTTCGGTGTATTCAGTCATGAGGATACATGCTTTCCAAACTGTGTTGCGAAAGCAAAGCTGGAAATTATTGTTGCCGCCGACTCGGTGGCAAAACTGTATGCTGTAAAAGCTGCCTTGCAACAAATGGGGGTGGATGAGTTTCTGGAAAGTTCACTCTTGTGCCATGGACACCGGATGGGACGGCAGGCTTCCTATCGGGGTGTGGCCTATACGGCAAATTTTGTGGAAAAACTCAAGCTCGAGATGCTTGTGCCCCTCGACGCGGTTGTCCCCGTCGTTGAGGCAATCGGGAACATTGCGAAAGCGGAGGGGATGGAGGATTGGCGACTCTGTTTAACTCCCCAGGTGTTCCCGATTGATTTGACGGCTTCGCTGGGCTCCTAAACGGGAGTCCGGGACATTCGCGAGGGTATGGGGTGCCGGGCAGGAGGCGATATGCCTTCCGCCCGGCGAGCGTTCATGGAAGTTTTCAAAGGTTACCGGGCGGTTATCGTCCGGCGCGCTCGATGCCTTGCATCTGCCTGAGCGATCATATCCGTCCCGGAACCGGCTTTAACTCTTTTTTTATGCCCCGGATGGATACTTTAACACTTTTTTTACGTGCCCCTTTGTAGTCTTGGGCAAAAGCGAGGGGCGTCCCGGCGGACGCCTGGGCAGGCCGATGGCCGCCGTTTGGTCTCGCCACGGAGAATGCCATGCGCAGATACAGAAGTTTCCTGGGCAACATGGTGTGGATGGCCGTCGGTGCGGCCTTTTTAGGTGTCGTCCTGGCTGCGGTCGGCGTGTTGCGGCCGGCGGGTCTCTCCCCTGAGGATCTTTCCATTCGGGCGGCAAAACACCGGCTGGCCGCCCAGATGCGCCTGGATCTGGCCCGGGAGTCCGAGGCCGAAAAAAGTGCCGTCCTGACCGAGGAGGATCAGGACTCCGTCGCTTTCGCCGACGAGGCCAAGGCGGCCCTGGCCGAGGTCGAACGCAGCCGGGTGGAGCTGGAGGAGTTGATGCGCTTTGGTGCGACCGCCCGGGAGAAGGAGTCTTTCGACCAATTTTCCCAGTCCTTTGCCTCGCTGACCAAGGTGGATGCGGTCTTGCTGGAGTTGGCCGTCCAGAACACCAACGTCAAGGCCTATGCTCTGGCTTTCGGGCCGGCTACCGAGACCCTGCGCGATCTCGACGCCAGCCTCTCAAGCCTGATGGCGGCCGATTCTGCGGGGCGGCAAGCCAGCCGGGTCGCCATGCTGGCCTTTGCCGTGCAGACCGGGGCCTTGCGCATCCAGACCATGCTCGCCCCGCACATCGCCGAAAAAAGCGAGGCCCAGATGGATGCGCTGGAAGCGCGCATGTCCGCCGAAAACCAAACAATCAAAGCTGCCTTCGCGGACCTGTCGGCCCTCTCCGCCGTCAAGGACCAGACGGCCTTTAAGGCGGCCCAGACCGCCTATGCCAGGTTTACGGAACTCACTGGCCGTATTTTGCACTTGTCGCGCGAGAACACCAATGTCCGCTCCCTGGCCATGTCCCTGGATCAGAAGCGCAAGGCCTTCGCCCGGTGCGAGGCCGCCTTGGCGCAGCTCCTTGACGTCTTGCCCGAACCGCTGCCGGCTGGCGGAAAATTCGGACGGCAACCGGCATCTCCCGGAACCAACCGGGCACAGCCTGCCCGGGAGAATATATAAAATTTTTACACATCCCGAGTGCATTTTAACACCGTTTTAATTCCGGAATGTCTATGTTGGAAGAAATCAAACGGAGGCTTCCCGTCATGTTCGAGGATATCGTTTATTCGGGTCTGGTCATCGCCGCCGTGGTCGCAACCATCGCCCTGGCGGGATTTTTCGACCGTCTGCGGAGGGTGTGACCATGGAAGTCGTGAGCGTCATTTTGGCTGTGGCCCTGTTCGTCTACCTTATTGCCGCCCTGCTTAAACCGGAGATGTTCGAATGACATCCAACGCCATACTCCAGATTGTCCTGTATATGGCCCTCCTCCTGGGACTGGCCTGGCCGCTCGGGGCCTATATGGCCAGGGTCTACACGGACCGTCCCTGCGGTCTGGACCGTCTGTTGGGTCCGGTGGAGCGGCTCCTGTACCGCCTTTGCGGCCTGGACCCGGAAAAGGAAATGGATTGGAAGGGCTACGCCGTGGCCTTGCTTGTTTTTACCGGTTTTTCCCTCCTGCTCCTCTATCTGCAACAACGCCTGCAGGCCTTCTTGCCGCTCAATCCGGACGGCATGGCCGCCGTGCCCCCGGATCTGGCCCTGAACACAGCGACCAGCTTCTCCACCAACACCAACTGGCAGGCCTACGGCGGCGAGTCCACCATGAGCTACCTGACGCAGATGGTCGGGCTCACCTCGCACAATTTCCTGTCGGCGGCCGCCGGCATGTCCGTGCTTACGGCCCTCATTCGGGGCCTGACCCGGCGCGAGACCGCCAATCTCGGCAACTTCTGGAAGGACCTCACCCGGTCCACCCTGTATATCCTGCTGCCGCTGTCCATGATCCTGGCTTTGGTTCTCGTCTGGCAGGGCATGCCCCAGACCTTTGCGGGCGCGGCCACGGCCACCCTGATGGAGCCCACGGGCTACGAGGCCCCGGTCAAGGACGACGCCGGCGCGCCGGTGCTGGACGAGGCCGGCAAGCCCAAGACGGAGCCGGCCCGGATGACCGAGCAGACCATCAGTCGGGGGCCGGTGGCGTCCCAGGTCGCCATCAAGCAGCTTGGCACCAACGGCGGCGGGTTTTTCAACGTCAACTCGGCCCATCCCTTCGAGAATCCCACGCCGCTGACCAACTTCCTGGAGATGCTGGCCATCCTGCTCATCCCGGCGTCGCTGTGCGTGACCTTCGGGATCATGGTCCGGGACAGGCGTCAGGGGCTGTCCCTTTTGGCGGCCATGACGCTCATCTTCGTGGTCCTGCTCGGGGCCTGCGTACTGTCCGAACAGGCGGGCAACCCGAAGCTGGCCGGACTTGGTCTTGACGCCCAGGCCTCCGATGCCATGTTGGCCCAGGCCGGCGGCAACATGGAGGGCAAGGAGGTCCGGTTCGGCATCACCGACTCGGCCATCTGGGCCACGGCCACCACCGCGGCCTCCAACGGCTCGGTCAACTCCATGCACGATTCCTACACGCCCCTTGGCGGACTTGTTCCCATGCTGCTCATGCAGCTTGGCGAGGTGGTCTACGGCGGCGTTGGTTCGGGGCTTTACGGCATGCTCGTCTTCGCCATTGTGGCCGTGTTTGTGGCCGGACTCATGGTCGGGCG contains:
- a CDS encoding P-II family nitrogen regulator, whose product is MDRTHIDHDQQRWFGVFSHEDTCFPNCVAKAKLEIIVAADSVAKLYAVKAALQQMGVDEFLESSLLCHGHRMGRQASYRGVAYTANFVEKLKLEMLVPLDAVVPVVEAIGNIAKAEGMEDWRLCLTPQVFPIDLTASLGS
- the kdpF gene encoding K(+)-transporting ATPase subunit F, translating into MEVVSVILAVALFVYLIAALLKPEMFE
- the kdpA gene encoding potassium-transporting ATPase subunit KdpA produces the protein MTSNAILQIVLYMALLLGLAWPLGAYMARVYTDRPCGLDRLLGPVERLLYRLCGLDPEKEMDWKGYAVALLVFTGFSLLLLYLQQRLQAFLPLNPDGMAAVPPDLALNTATSFSTNTNWQAYGGESTMSYLTQMVGLTSHNFLSAAAGMSVLTALIRGLTRRETANLGNFWKDLTRSTLYILLPLSMILALVLVWQGMPQTFAGAATATLMEPTGYEAPVKDDAGAPVLDEAGKPKTEPARMTEQTISRGPVASQVAIKQLGTNGGGFFNVNSAHPFENPTPLTNFLEMLAILLIPASLCVTFGIMVRDRRQGLSLLAAMTLIFVVLLGACVLSEQAGNPKLAGLGLDAQASDAMLAQAGGNMEGKEVRFGITDSAIWATATTAASNGSVNSMHDSYTPLGGLVPMLLMQLGEVVYGGVGSGLYGMLVFAIVAVFVAGLMVGRTPEYLGKKIEPFEMKMASLVILIPPFLSLMGTALGVFLPGAKAAIANPGAHGFSEILYAFSSMSNNNGSAFAGLSANALFYNTAGAACMFLGRFWLAIPTLAIAGSLASKKIVPQGAGTLPTHTPLFVGLLVCVVLVVGALTFFPALALGPIAEHLDMVGR